The Euzebya sp. genome has a segment encoding these proteins:
- a CDS encoding DUF6361 family protein: MPSTFAWIAHDDQEAQRVREALAAFDEQGMQDPLGFGPIRDAFSEMLFPGTSTVHTRARYFVLIPWIYRSLDEDGVAPAVGAARARERELALIESLLRGSADHDGIIGRQSRGDTRQLPSAVYWGGLGRWGIRRFPGTRAEYVATLARRRRRHHDDADPDATEWTGAWHPALPSAPDHWLEQTSIELTTDEADFLRTRILDSTRGSYLAHLARDATPGGWPDFPWDHPVAATASPDVRRQLMHARLFSLVQHGAALRYNRELSALLEADGFDPLAADYHAGLEGWIDAMDAHAELLHSWDRTDLWSTVHEQNPRLSATVRAFADWWFDQAVDDPQTAARSAPVGEQLRQREATIKGARAKLANRRARERSPVAQGGGRLAFRWPQVRRILDDILEAVT; the protein is encoded by the coding sequence GTGCCATCGACGTTCGCGTGGATCGCCCACGACGACCAGGAGGCTCAACGCGTTCGCGAGGCGCTCGCCGCCTTCGACGAACAGGGCATGCAGGACCCGCTCGGGTTCGGACCGATACGCGATGCGTTCAGCGAGATGCTGTTCCCGGGCACGAGCACTGTGCACACGCGGGCCCGCTACTTCGTCCTGATCCCCTGGATCTACCGGTCCCTGGACGAGGACGGCGTTGCACCAGCCGTCGGCGCGGCCCGGGCGCGTGAGCGTGAGTTGGCGTTGATCGAGTCGCTCCTGCGGGGCAGCGCCGATCACGACGGCATCATCGGCCGGCAGTCGCGCGGCGACACGCGACAGCTGCCCAGTGCCGTCTACTGGGGTGGCCTCGGCCGGTGGGGCATCCGTCGCTTCCCCGGCACCCGGGCCGAGTACGTGGCAACCCTCGCCCGCCGGCGGCGACGACATCACGACGACGCAGATCCCGACGCCACCGAATGGACAGGCGCGTGGCACCCGGCGCTCCCGTCGGCCCCCGACCACTGGCTCGAGCAGACGTCCATCGAGCTCACCACCGACGAAGCGGACTTCCTCCGCACGCGCATCCTCGACAGCACACGGGGCAGCTATCTCGCGCACCTCGCCCGGGACGCGACGCCCGGTGGGTGGCCGGACTTCCCTTGGGACCACCCTGTGGCCGCCACGGCCTCACCCGATGTGCGCCGGCAGCTCATGCACGCACGGCTCTTCTCCCTCGTCCAGCACGGTGCGGCGCTCCGGTACAACCGCGAGCTCTCCGCGTTGTTGGAAGCAGACGGCTTCGACCCCCTCGCCGCCGACTACCACGCCGGCCTCGAGGGATGGATCGACGCCATGGACGCCCACGCTGAGCTGCTCCACAGCTGGGATCGCACAGACCTGTGGAGCACCGTCCACGAGCAGAACCCCCGACTCTCCGCCACGGTCCGGGCCTTCGCCGACTGGTGGTTCGACCAGGCGGTGGACGACCCGCAGACCGCCGCGAGATCGGCCCCGGTGGGGGAACAGCTCAGGCAGCGCGAAGCGACCATCAAGGGTGCCAGGGCGAAGCTCGCCAACCGGCGCGCCCGTGAACGCTCGCCGGTCGCCCAGGGCGGTGGCCGACTGGCGTTCCGCTGGCCGCAGGTTAGGCGGATCCTGGACGACATCCTGGAAGCGGTGACCTGA
- a CDS encoding helicase-related protein: MTARFVADPVLAELKDFQRDTARHVFRRLYVDDPPAHRFLIADEVGLGKTFVARGIIAQAIEHLQDRVERIDVLYVCSNGQIAAQNLRRLRIPGVETQELAQRLTMLPLTARQLDRGRVNLIAFTPGTSFDLKRGSGRRDERLLLRLLLEMAWGEDVSFRTAGSFRAFQGGVQSFDRFKKAYRQFARTNRDSLEPTIVASFIEALGHADDTRDTGGPTMRERFDEIAYHCRDERVWRKAGWRDRRARSTFIGDLRDLLARACLQALEPDLIVLDEFQRFKHLLEDPNADGAQAATVLAHELFEFVDQDARSNARTLLLSATPYKMLTHADDTDEDHHADLLETVRFLVEHDDAQVQALRRWLSRFRSGLFQAGRDGGAAAREPRREVERILRRVMVRTERLAATPDRDGMLRDVVCEGLRLDPDEVRRFVADARLTRELGDVQDPLEFWKSAPYLLNFMDGYQFRKVFDHVVEEDGDQLADAVAATVRLDWDALARFEPIDPANFRLRWLQEDVIDRGAWQLLWMPPSLPYLTPAGPYADPTLQRFTKRLIFSSWRMVPTAVSALLSYEAERRMVSTGRESPAYTNTPQDRARRARLLEFTRSEGRLAGMPVFGILYPSVVLAREGDPLALARAAGGTTVSTREAIATVAKRFRGLLEDVRTALIDEGVTVRRDGPADQRWYWAAPIWLDWLDDAGHTDAFFQSVPAVVNAFTTGDEETGSTGLRDHIRRAQQTAFDENPEDEVWGPMPDDAPDVLARMALAGPGVVALRALARVSGIPVDDLTLRFASCQVAWGIRSLFNTPEVIELVRGLLPGDPYWQRVLDYAIDGNLQAVLDEYAHVLAPAEGYIGRPGPAEVTTLAAAMASSVHLRTANYGVGRVELADGRVPPPRTERMRAHFAVRLSGGRSDEGGQQREGEVRDAFNSPFWPFVLTTTSAGQEGLDFHQFAHAIVHWNLPSNPVDLEQREGRVHRFKGHAVRRNVAAVHGAVGLVATGDPWQAMFDAAHAVRDGGVTEIVPYWVHADREGAAIERYVPALPLSRDHGRATTLRRAVASYRLAFGQPRQDELLAYLAGEVDADELARLADELRIDVSPNGFGPMV; this comes from the coding sequence ATGACCGCGCGGTTCGTCGCCGATCCGGTGCTCGCAGAGTTGAAGGACTTCCAACGTGACACCGCCCGTCACGTCTTCCGGCGTCTGTACGTGGACGATCCGCCAGCACACCGGTTCCTCATCGCCGACGAGGTCGGGTTGGGCAAGACCTTCGTCGCCCGCGGAATCATCGCGCAGGCGATCGAGCACCTGCAGGATCGCGTTGAGCGCATCGACGTCCTCTACGTGTGCTCCAACGGCCAGATCGCCGCACAGAACCTCCGCCGGTTGCGGATCCCCGGGGTCGAGACGCAGGAGCTGGCCCAGCGTCTCACGATGCTGCCTTTGACCGCCCGCCAGCTGGACCGTGGTCGGGTCAACCTCATCGCGTTCACACCCGGCACGTCGTTCGACCTCAAGCGGGGCAGCGGCCGGCGTGACGAACGGCTGCTGCTCCGGCTGCTGTTGGAGATGGCGTGGGGAGAAGACGTCAGCTTCAGGACCGCCGGCTCGTTCCGCGCCTTCCAAGGGGGGGTCCAGTCGTTCGACCGGTTCAAGAAGGCGTACCGGCAGTTCGCCAGGACGAACCGGGATTCGCTCGAGCCCACGATCGTGGCCAGCTTCATCGAGGCGTTGGGCCACGCCGACGACACGCGCGACACCGGTGGCCCGACGATGCGGGAGCGGTTCGACGAGATCGCCTACCACTGTCGTGACGAGCGGGTGTGGCGGAAGGCAGGCTGGCGCGACCGACGGGCTCGCAGCACGTTCATCGGCGATCTCCGCGACCTGCTCGCCCGTGCCTGCCTGCAGGCGTTGGAGCCGGATCTGATCGTCTTGGACGAGTTCCAGCGCTTCAAGCACCTGTTGGAGGACCCGAACGCCGATGGCGCGCAGGCGGCGACAGTCCTCGCCCACGAGCTTTTCGAGTTCGTCGACCAGGACGCGCGTTCCAACGCGCGGACCCTGCTGCTGTCGGCGACGCCGTACAAAATGCTGACACATGCCGATGACACGGACGAGGACCACCATGCCGATCTGCTAGAGACCGTCCGGTTCCTCGTCGAGCACGACGACGCACAGGTCCAGGCGCTCCGGCGATGGCTCAGCCGCTTCCGCAGCGGGCTGTTCCAAGCCGGCCGTGACGGCGGCGCTGCTGCGCGTGAGCCGCGCCGAGAGGTCGAGCGGATCCTCCGCCGGGTCATGGTGCGCACCGAACGCCTCGCCGCCACGCCCGACCGCGACGGGATGCTCCGCGACGTCGTCTGCGAGGGACTACGCCTGGACCCTGACGAGGTCAGGCGGTTCGTGGCCGATGCTCGCCTGACGCGGGAGCTGGGGGACGTCCAGGACCCGCTCGAGTTCTGGAAGTCGGCGCCGTACCTGCTGAACTTCATGGACGGCTACCAGTTCCGAAAGGTCTTCGACCACGTGGTGGAGGAAGACGGTGATCAGCTCGCAGATGCAGTCGCTGCGACCGTCCGACTCGACTGGGATGCGTTGGCGCGGTTCGAGCCGATCGATCCAGCGAACTTCAGGCTGCGGTGGCTGCAGGAGGATGTCATCGACCGCGGTGCCTGGCAGCTGCTGTGGATGCCACCGTCCCTGCCCTACCTGACTCCCGCAGGTCCGTACGCCGACCCGACACTGCAGCGGTTCACCAAGCGGCTGATCTTCTCGAGCTGGCGGATGGTGCCCACCGCGGTGTCAGCGTTGCTCAGCTACGAAGCCGAGCGGCGGATGGTCAGCACCGGGCGGGAGTCGCCCGCGTACACCAACACACCGCAGGACCGGGCACGGCGTGCGCGGCTGCTCGAGTTCACCCGTTCAGAGGGACGCCTTGCCGGCATGCCGGTCTTCGGGATCCTCTACCCGAGCGTCGTGCTCGCTCGGGAGGGCGATCCCCTGGCACTTGCCCGCGCCGCAGGGGGGACGACCGTGTCGACGCGCGAGGCGATCGCGACGGTCGCGAAGCGGTTCCGAGGGCTGCTGGAAGACGTCCGGACGGCGCTGATCGACGAAGGCGTCACCGTTCGTCGCGACGGGCCCGCCGATCAGCGGTGGTACTGGGCCGCGCCGATCTGGCTCGACTGGTTGGACGATGCCGGTCACACCGATGCGTTCTTCCAGTCGGTCCCGGCCGTCGTGAACGCGTTCACGACCGGTGATGAGGAGACGGGGAGCACCGGGTTGCGGGACCACATCCGGCGTGCGCAGCAGACGGCGTTCGACGAGAACCCCGAGGATGAGGTGTGGGGGCCGATGCCTGACGACGCTCCCGACGTGCTCGCGCGTATGGCGCTCGCCGGCCCCGGCGTGGTGGCGCTGCGAGCGCTTGCCAGGGTGTCCGGGATCCCCGTCGACGACCTGACGCTGCGCTTCGCGTCCTGTCAGGTGGCCTGGGGGATCCGGTCGCTGTTCAACACGCCTGAGGTCATCGAGCTCGTCCGCGGTCTGCTGCCCGGCGACCCGTACTGGCAACGCGTCTTGGACTACGCCATCGACGGCAACCTGCAGGCTGTCCTCGACGAGTACGCCCACGTGCTCGCGCCCGCGGAGGGGTACATCGGACGCCCAGGACCGGCGGAGGTGACGACGCTGGCTGCCGCCATGGCGTCGTCGGTGCACCTGCGGACCGCGAACTACGGCGTGGGTCGGGTGGAGCTGGCCGACGGCCGCGTCCCCCCGCCACGCACCGAACGGATGCGAGCACACTTCGCCGTCCGCTTGAGCGGCGGACGGTCGGACGAAGGCGGTCAGCAGCGCGAGGGCGAGGTGCGCGACGCGTTCAACTCGCCGTTCTGGCCGTTCGTGCTGACCACGACATCGGCCGGTCAGGAGGGACTCGACTTCCACCAGTTCGCCCACGCGATCGTGCACTGGAACCTCCCCAGCAACCCCGTCGACCTCGAACAGCGCGAGGGCCGCGTCCACCGCTTCAAGGGCCACGCGGTCCGTCGGAACGTCGCGGCGGTCCACGGCGCGGTCGGGTTGGTGGCGACCGGTGACCCTTGGCAGGCGATGTTCGATGCCGCTCATGCCGTCCGAGATGGGGGCGTCACCGAGATCGTCCCGTACTGGGTCCACGCCGACCGTGAGGGCGCGGCGATCGAGCGCTACGTCCCTGCGTTGCCGCTGTCCCGCGACCACGGGCGCGCGACGACGCTCCGCCGAGCAGTGGCGTCCTACCGACTCGCGTTCGGCCAGCCCCGCCAGGACGAGCTCCTCGCCTACCTGGCTGGAGAGGTCGACGCGGACGAGCTGGCTCGCCTCGCTGATGAGCTGCGGATCGACGTGAGCCCAAACGGCTTCGGCCCAATGGTGTAG
- a CDS encoding macro domain-containing protein, which translates to MIIDAHGNLLEAEVDALVNTVNTVGVMGKGIALQFKKAFPDMFAEYKRASDRGELRLGHVHVYETGRIRPRFIINFPTKRHWRAKSRLEDIRAGLVDLSERVQALGITSIAVPPLGCGHGGLNWADVRPLIVEALEGIPGVDVLLYAPEGAPPAAELVNRTERPRMTMGRAALVALIARYADKVADVSLIDVQKLMYFLQEAGQPLRLNYVKDRYGPYADNLRHVLHTVEGHFLIGYGDATATVHAAEPIRVLPGAIDEADAVLSEQPRLGDRIDRVLRLVDGFESPYAMELLATVHWVTTKEDPDTATDPGLAAERVAEWNSRKERMFGADHVRAAWTRLQDEGWLPVLTSA; encoded by the coding sequence ATGATTATCGACGCCCACGGCAACCTCCTCGAGGCCGAGGTCGACGCGCTCGTGAACACGGTGAACACCGTGGGGGTCATGGGCAAAGGCATCGCCCTGCAGTTCAAGAAGGCGTTCCCCGACATGTTCGCCGAGTACAAGCGAGCGAGCGACCGCGGGGAGCTGCGCTTGGGGCACGTCCACGTGTACGAGACGGGTCGCATCAGGCCACGATTCATCATCAACTTCCCGACGAAGCGCCACTGGCGAGCCAAGTCGCGGTTGGAGGACATCAGGGCTGGCCTCGTCGACCTTTCCGAGCGCGTCCAAGCGCTCGGCATCACCTCGATCGCCGTCCCCCCGCTCGGCTGTGGACATGGGGGGTTGAACTGGGCGGACGTCCGACCGCTCATCGTCGAGGCTCTGGAAGGCATACCGGGTGTCGATGTCCTCTTGTACGCCCCGGAGGGTGCGCCACCGGCGGCCGAGCTCGTGAACCGCACCGAGCGGCCGAGGATGACCATGGGGCGTGCGGCGTTGGTGGCGCTGATCGCTAGATACGCCGACAAGGTCGCGGACGTGTCACTGATCGATGTCCAGAAACTCATGTACTTCCTGCAAGAGGCGGGGCAGCCGTTGCGGCTGAACTACGTGAAGGATCGGTACGGGCCCTACGCCGACAACCTGCGCCACGTTCTTCACACCGTTGAAGGGCACTTCCTCATCGGCTACGGCGACGCGACAGCGACAGTGCACGCCGCCGAACCCATCCGGGTGCTCCCCGGCGCAATCGATGAAGCCGACGCGGTGCTATCGGAGCAGCCCAGGCTGGGGGACCGCATCGACCGCGTGCTTCGCCTAGTTGATGGTTTCGAGTCGCCCTACGCCATGGAGCTGCTCGCGACAGTCCACTGGGTCACTACGAAGGAAGACCCCGACACCGCCACCGATCCAGGACTGGCCGCCGAACGCGTCGCGGAGTGGAACAGCCGCAAGGAGCGGATGTTCGGCGCCGACCACGTAAGAGCTGCGTGGACGCGACTACAGGACGAGGGATGGTTGCCCGTATTGACGTCGGCATAG